The following is a genomic window from Butyricimonas faecihominis.
AGTAGATGCCCACATCCGGTAGCGATAATCATCCTTATCGTCGTATGTCGTATTTACCCGCCCCGACGTGAGATTCCCGGTCATGGTCAATATTTTAACCACGGACAAAGTGGGATCAAAGAACTCCTTATATACCTTACTCTCGCGAGAAGTATTATAGAGCGAGAACAGCACCTCCGGGGAGAACACCCCGTCCGGCAAATTCTTCGCCATGTAGTCGGCATCAACCAACGGGAATAAAGGTTTATCCTCGTTACTCACCTTCTCGATCACGGTCCGGGCGCATTCTCCAGCCCTCTGCGTGTTTCCCATCCATAAATAAGCCCTCGCCATCAGAGCGTTCACGGCAAAGTAGTTCATCCGGTATTGTCTATAATACAAATCACTGGAATTCATCCCCGGATCATAATTTCTCGGTCCGTCCGTGATCACCGGATCCACCGTTGAAAGTAAAGAAGATGCCGATTCCAGATCCTTGATAATGTAATACATCACGCTATCAGCCGATAACAAAGGCTGCACCACCCGGTCCGCCCGGGTCATGTAAGGAATACATTTCACTCCTTTATTCTCCTCCGTGTAAATAGGTCCGAACATACGTAACAAATCAAGGTGCATCATGGCCCGCAGTCCAAGAGCTTCCCCCTTGATCAGACGATAATATTGATCCGGCAAAACAGCGTTCCCTTCCCCGCAATGTTCAAGAATCGCGTTGCAATTCGCGATCATCGAGTACAACCCGGACCAAACCTTATCCAAGGTACTCTTGAAATCCTTCTGCGCGTACGAATAGTTGGCATAAACCGAGTAGTTATGCTCTTGGAATTTACAGTTATAATATTGTGCCATCACGTCAATCATTCCCATTGACAAATTGGCCCCGTACAAACTCGGGGTATTCATTTCCGAATACACGCCATTCAAAGCTGCAAGAAAACCTTCCCTGTCTTTGAACAAAGAATTATCCATTATTCTATCGTCAGGGTCAACTTCCAACCATGAATTACAGGACACGAATAACAGCATCACGCTTGCAATCAGTCCTAATTTTATATTTCTAATCATATTCATAAACTAATGCCTTTAAGTCATTAAAACGTTAATCCCAGAGAAAATGCCACCGTGCGAGCAAACGGGTAATCCAATCCACGTTCATTCTTCACCGTGGATATACGGAAAATATCATTCATATAGCCCCGGATCGTCATCGATGAGGCCCCGATATGATGTAACCATCTAGCCTGAGTTTCATATCCCAAAGAGATGGATTCCCCGCTCAGCGTATTTTCGTCGGCAACGAAACGAGAAGACATCGGGGTCTTTTCCGTCAACGAAATAGCCTTATACTTGCTCACGTCTCCCGGTTTCTGCCAACGATCGTATAGCGCCCGTTTGTCCTGATTGTATTGCAAGGCATTCTGCGAAATATTCTCCACCTTATTATACAACGTGGACAAGAATATCTGGCCTCCCAAGCGATAGCGCAAATTGACAGATGCCGTAAATCCCTTGTAATAGAAAGAAGTACCGATAACTCCCTCGACCTTCGGGTCCGAGTTCCCGACAACTACCTCATCGGCATAGTCATGCACGAACGTTTGCGTGCCATCCTTCTTGATGAAGATCTCCCGTCCTGAGGCCGGATCAATTCCCGCGGAACGTACTGCCCACAAATCGGAAGGACTTCCCCCGTCATAATATCTTACTAAATTAGAACTTCTGTTATCCGAATTAAACTTATCCAGTGCATTCCCGATATTCCGGTATTCATACGTGATATGACGAGCGTTGAAATTAAAGTTCCAACTTATGCCCTCTCTTTGCAGGATCATATAATTCAACGTGGCCGTCACCCCTTGAGAAACCTGTTTACCCAGATTCATGGGTACGGTAGAGGTTCCCGTGGAAGTCGGGGTCTGGACGTAAACCAGTAACGGGTCGGTGTTCTTAAAGAAATAATCGACGGTGATCTTCAAATGATTATTCAGAAAAGCCAAGTCGATACCATAGTTCTGATCAATCGTTTTCTGCCAGTCCAAGTTGTTATTTCCCCAAGTCGAAACAATCGCACTAACCCCAAAAGGATTCGGGAAATCGGTCGCATACTTGTACACATTCATGGAAATATAGGCATCAAAATTCTGGTTACCGGGATTACCGACAGAGAAGCGCAGTTTCAAATAATTCAACCAGTTCTGATTCTGAAAAAACCTTTCCTTGTGAACATTCCATCCGATTCCGACCGCCCATGTCGTTGTGAATTGCTGGGACAAACCGAACACGGAAGAACCGTCCGAACGAAGATTTACATCCAACAGGTACCGATCGTCATAAGCATAACCCGCATTCAGGTAATAACTAACGGAACGTTTCTCGCTCGTGGAGTAAGAAGGTTTTGCCCCACTAGGATAACCCGTTGAAAACGACGGATTCGAATAACGGTCATCGATAAAACCGATCGTCTCGTAACCACTGGTTTGCAATTTACTAGAGGCCAAACGAATTCCACCCACGGCATTCACCATGTGTACTTCATTAAACAACTTGGCATACGTCACGTTAAAATCCCCGTCATAACTTAAATTCTCTTCCCTCGTTTCCCGATAAGAGCCTCGTTCGGTTGATGCAGCTTCCGCAAAATCCGATGACTTGGGTGATTTAAAAATTTCGCCTTGAGCCGATGACTTTGAAATACTGAAACGTCCCTTTGCCCGCAAACCGTCCATCACCTGCCAGTCAATCTCGAAATTATTCCTGAAACCAAAAGAAGTGGTCTCGTCAAAACTTCCTTGATTCATATCAAACAACGGGTTATATGTATTTAAATCCTTCAAGTAAGTCGGAGAATCAGAATCCGAATCCCAATACTGTTCCAGCACCTGTTCCACCACACCGAACTCGTTCTTTTTCCGGTGGTAAGGATTGGATTGGGAGAATTTCGAGAAAGCCACCTTCTCCCGGGAAGACATCGTGTAATCCAAGTTCAAGTAATTCTTGAAAGACAACGTTTTATACCGATATAGCAACTGCACGTTACCATTTATCACATCCCGGTCGGAACCTTTCATCACACCTTGCGTCTTATTATAACTGAATCCCAAACCGTAACGCATCCGGTCGTCTCCACCTTCGGCAAAAAGATTATGACTGTGGGAAACAGCAAAACGCAAAGGCTCGCTCATCCAGTAAGTGTCTACCCCTCTGGTAACCTCCGCCAAACGCTGGTAGTACAACCGTTGTTTACTCTCCGATTCAACTTCTCCATTCTCATCCAAATCGCCATAATAACCGGCCAATCGCTCAAACTCCAACTTTTCGGACGAATTCATCAAGTTATAATCCGACAAATCGGCAAAAGAAAGATTCATATTCCCGCTATATGACAACCTCAACGTTCCCGGAGCCGGAGCCTTCGTCTCGACCACAACCACCCCGTTAGCCGCCTTCGAACCATAAATAGCCGTGGCCGCCGCATCTTTCAAGACCGTGATGTTCTGCACCCGATCCATGCTCAGATCACTAATCGTCTGTAACGTTGTTTCGAACCCGTCCAAAATGAACAAGGGTTGATTCGGGTCTATCTCGTACTCCTGTGTCAAGCCGATCACGCTGGTCTTACCTCGCACATTAATATCCGGCAAGCGGTTCGGGTCCGATCCGAACTGATTGTTCTCCATGATGGCAAAAGAAGGGTCCATCGTCTTCAGACTCTGCAACACGTTCGTGTTACCGATGGTTTTCAATTCCTTAGCCGTATAGGTTGTCGATGATCCTGTAAAACTCTCTTTTTTACGAGAATAGATACCCGTAACCACCACCTCATCCATCTCCTGCACGTCATCTTTCAAAACAATGGTCCACTCTCCTTTCGGGATGCTCTTATAAGGAATTGTTTGAGATACCATCCCGATAAACGAGAACACCAGTTCGGCATTCGTCGTGTCGGTGACCACGATCGAAAAATCACCCTCAACCCCGGTTGTTACCCCCAAGGTCGTACCCTTTATCAAAACAGTAACCCCCGGCAGGGCTTGTCTTTTCTCGTCCACCACTTTTCCTTTCACGGTCACGGGCTTTTTCTCCGTCTCGCGAACCGATTGTTCCGTCTTCGCCTTGATCACAACTATATTATCCTCGATATAAAAATCAAGAGATGTCCCTTCCAAGCATTTCGCCAGAATCTGCCTTATATCAGAAGACGTAACATTCACGGAAATCTTCCCCACGTTCTTCACCACTTGATCATTGTACACGAAGGTGTACCCCATTTTCTGTTTAATTTCGTTAAAAGCAACTTGTAATTCCACGTTGTCCAGTTTGATCGTCGTTCGTTGACCCAGCGCCGTGGCCGTAAACGAGACAAACGTCATCAACAGGCACAACATTGTCAGCCTCATCATCAACAAAAAATTCCCATGGGCTCGCCTAAAAAACCCACTCGTTCTGATTTTTTTCATAACTTTGTAACATTAAAATTTTACATTGTGCCTCAGGCACCTTACTTAAAACGGGGGATGGTCCAGATCTCCCGTTTTTCTATTTTACAGTCACCGTATGGCCATCCACGGAGATAGTCACCATACCTGTTCGTTCAATTAATCTCAATACTTTATTAAAATCATCAAATCGTTGCATCTCGATCGTGAAACACTCGTCCATCACTGCCGGATTCTCGAAAATAACCTGCACATCATACCAGCGAGATAGTTCCTCCATGATATTTTTCAAGGAAACATGAACAAAATGGAATTTTCCCTCATGCCATGCCACGTAAGGAGCCACATCCACGTCAAGCACTTCAAGATCATTTGTACCCGGAGCCTCAAAGGCTTGTTGACCCGGTTTCAACAGCACCGTGTTATCCGCCCCTTTCACCTGTACACGTCCTTTCACCAGCGTTGTCGCTCGGGAAGACTTGCCATACGCCCGGAGATTAAACTCGGTTCCGAGTACCCGAACCACGTAGTCTTTCTCCACCTCCACGATAAAAGGTTTCGCCTCATCATGTTTCACGTCAAAATAAAGCTCCCCCTTCGCATACACTTTCCGTTCCTTCCCTGTAAACACGGTCGGGAAACGAAGAGACGATTCCGCGTTTAACCATACCACCGTTCCGTCGGGCAGCACGACTTTATACTCTCCCCCTCTCGGTATCCGGATCTCGCTGTATTGGGCCGCACTTATTTCTGCACTATCACTTTTGTAGGTCAACGTCCCTCGTTCATTCACAAACCGGCCACCTTCAAACAACTGTAAGTCACAAATACTGTCTTTACCCAAATCGACCACTTTGCCATCAGGTAAATAAAGCTGTGCCGTTGATACTCCCGGAACAATTCGCTCCTGCCGTAGCTCTGGCACTCCCGGTTCTACCTGCCGCATATTCAAGTACATTATTCCAATCAAAAGAGGAACCATCAACGAAGCTGCCACCGCCCAGCGACGCACCACAAGACGACGACGCAACCCGGTAGCCCGTTCCAAACGGAGCCATGTTTTCTCCCTCCCTTTATCCAGTCGATCAAAATAGAACGACTTTTCCAGCATATTCTCCTTATCACAGATTTTCTCGAACAATTCCCTATGCTTTCCTTCACGTAACCAGG
Proteins encoded in this region:
- a CDS encoding RagB/SusD family nutrient uptake outer membrane protein — protein: MNMIRNIKLGLIASVMLLFVSCNSWLEVDPDDRIMDNSLFKDREGFLAALNGVYSEMNTPSLYGANLSMGMIDVMAQYYNCKFQEHNYSVYANYSYAQKDFKSTLDKVWSGLYSMIANCNAILEHCGEGNAVLPDQYYRLIKGEALGLRAMMHLDLLRMFGPIYTEENKGVKCIPYMTRADRVVQPLLSADSVMYYIIKDLESASSLLSTVDPVITDGPRNYDPGMNSSDLYYRQYRMNYFAVNALMARAYLWMGNTQRAGECARTVIEKVSNEDKPLFPLVDADYMAKNLPDGVFSPEVLFSLYNTSRESKVYKEFFDPTLSVVKILTMTGNLTSGRVNTTYDDKDDYRYRMWASTISNSKEVTYLNKYIDETEADSAYHYRYMIPLVRVSELYLIAAECETDVPTALEKYFNPLRFSRNCVNQSASTAEEMKSLIRAEYVREFVGEGQLFFYYKRNGLQTIPDGATASGTMNVQLTDYVFPLPDSETSQRAESQDNVSQE
- a CDS encoding SusC/RagA family TonB-linked outer membrane protein, with translation MKKIRTSGFFRRAHGNFLLMMRLTMLCLLMTFVSFTATALGQRTTIKLDNVELQVAFNEIKQKMGYTFVYNDQVVKNVGKISVNVTSSDIRQILAKCLEGTSLDFYIEDNIVVIKAKTEQSVRETEKKPVTVKGKVVDEKRQALPGVTVLIKGTTLGVTTGVEGDFSIVVTDTTNAELVFSFIGMVSQTIPYKSIPKGEWTIVLKDDVQEMDEVVVTGIYSRKKESFTGSSTTYTAKELKTIGNTNVLQSLKTMDPSFAIMENNQFGSDPNRLPDINVRGKTSVIGLTQEYEIDPNQPLFILDGFETTLQTISDLSMDRVQNITVLKDAAATAIYGSKAANGVVVVETKAPAPGTLRLSYSGNMNLSFADLSDYNLMNSSEKLEFERLAGYYGDLDENGEVESESKQRLYYQRLAEVTRGVDTYWMSEPLRFAVSHSHNLFAEGGDDRMRYGLGFSYNKTQGVMKGSDRDVINGNVQLLYRYKTLSFKNYLNLDYTMSSREKVAFSKFSQSNPYHRKKNEFGVVEQVLEQYWDSDSDSPTYLKDLNTYNPLFDMNQGSFDETTSFGFRNNFEIDWQVMDGLRAKGRFSISKSSAQGEIFKSPKSSDFAEAASTERGSYRETREENLSYDGDFNVTYAKLFNEVHMVNAVGGIRLASSKLQTSGYETIGFIDDRYSNPSFSTGYPSGAKPSYSTSEKRSVSYYLNAGYAYDDRYLLDVNLRSDGSSVFGLSQQFTTTWAVGIGWNVHKERFFQNQNWLNYLKLRFSVGNPGNQNFDAYISMNVYKYATDFPNPFGVSAIVSTWGNNNLDWQKTIDQNYGIDLAFLNNHLKITVDYFFKNTDPLLVYVQTPTSTGTSTVPMNLGKQVSQGVTATLNYMILQREGISWNFNFNARHITYEYRNIGNALDKFNSDNRSSNLVRYYDGGSPSDLWAVRSAGIDPASGREIFIKKDGTQTFVHDYADEVVVGNSDPKVEGVIGTSFYYKGFTASVNLRYRLGGQIFLSTLYNKVENISQNALQYNQDKRALYDRWQKPGDVSKYKAISLTEKTPMSSRFVADENTLSGESISLGYETQARWLHHIGASSMTIRGYMNDIFRISTVKNERGLDYPFARTVAFSLGLTF
- a CDS encoding FecR family protein — translated: MEKIDPRIELVIYRFLRGEISASEREMLESWLREGKHRELFEKICDKENMLEKSFYFDRLDKGREKTWLRLERATGLRRRLVVRRWAVAASLMVPLLIGIMYLNMRQVEPGVPELRQERIVPGVSTAQLYLPDGKVVDLGKDSICDLQLFEGGRFVNERGTLTYKSDSAEISAAQYSEIRIPRGGEYKVVLPDGTVVWLNAESSLRFPTVFTGKERKVYAKGELYFDVKHDEAKPFIVEVEKDYVVRVLGTEFNLRAYGKSSRATTLVKGRVQVKGADNTVLLKPGQQAFEAPGTNDLEVLDVDVAPYVAWHEGKFHFVHVSLKNIMEELSRWYDVQVIFENPAVMDECFTIEMQRFDDFNKVLRLIERTGMVTISVDGHTVTVK